From the genome of Chloroflexota bacterium:
CGGGAGCAGTACCGTCAGGCCGACAACAAGGAGTCCGCGGCCGAACTGGCCCGCGTCATGGTTGTTGTCAAGGTTGCTAACTGCCGTACCGTGCTTCTTCGGGCTGCCAGGGAACGTCCGGAGCAGTCAGAGGCCAAGGAGCTACTGGACACCGCCACGCATCTGGCTCAACTGCTCCAGGAGTTGGCTGATTCCCAGCCTATCGACAGCGTACGGGGACGAGAAGGCGATGCCGCTCGCCGGTACTTCAGTGTCTTTGATCACCTGATAACGGTTCAGAAAGAAGATTTCTTCTTCCGAGAGCGCAGCCGCCGTCCGCCGTTGGACAATATGAATGCGCTCCTGTCCTTCCTTTATACCCTGCTGGTGCACGATGTGAGGTCGGCTTTGGAGGGTGTCGGGCTCGATCCGGCCGTCGGCTATCTGCATGCAGATCGCCCGGGGAGGCCTGGGCTGGCACTGGATATCATGGAAGAATTCCGGCCATTTCTGGCCGACCGTCTGGTGCTGTCCCTGGTGAACCGGCAGCAGGTAAAAGGCAAAGGGTTTCGCAAGACGGAGACAGGCGCTGTGACAATGGATGACGAGACGCGAAAGGAGGTGGTGGTAGCCTATCAGAAGAGGAAACAGGAGGAGATTCAACATCCCTTCCTTGGCGAGAAGGTGGCCATAGGGCTATTGCCCCATGTGCAGGCACTCCTCCTGGCACGTTACCTGAGGGGAGACCTGGATGGGTATCCTCCCTTCTTTTGGAAGTGACAGCGGCCACGGGCCTCGAAATCCTTGCGGGCCGAAAGTGCAGAGTAACGCCATCTGTTTCGCGAGGGCGACATTGAAGAAGCCGGGCTCTTTAACAACTTGATAAGAGGGGAAACATGAAATGATGGTTTTGGTGACTTATGACGTGAGGACGGACAGCCAGGCGGGACAGAAGAGGCTGCGGAGGGTAGCTAAGGTATGCGAGAACTACGGGCAGAGGGTGCAGGACTCAGTATTTGAGTGCCTGGTTGACCCGGCCCAGTGGACAGCCTTGCGACAGCGCCTGCTGGATGAGATCGAGGCGCAAGAGGACAGCCTGCGTTTCTATTTCCTGGGAAAGAACTGGAAGGGTAGGGTGGAGCACGCCGGTGCCAAGCGTACCTATGACCCGGAAGGACCACTGGTTGTCTGAGGGCTTTGGACATGGAGTTGCTATGTGAGCACTGCGGCGCACCTACGACACAAGAGAACCGCTCGTTGTTTCAGGGCTATCCGCGAACCCCAAGCGACCGACAATCCGCGTTGGGGGTTAGCGAGCTTC
Proteins encoded in this window:
- the cas1c gene encoding type I-C CRISPR-associated endonuclease Cas1, with the protein product MKHLLNTLYVMTQGAYLSREGETVLVKVDGETKLRVPVHTLGGIVCFGVASCSPPLMGLCAERNVAISFLSERGRFLARVEGPVSGNVLLRREQYRQADNKESAAELARVMVVVKVANCRTVLLRAARERPEQSEAKELLDTATHLAQLLQELADSQPIDSVRGREGDAARRYFSVFDHLITVQKEDFFFRERSRRPPLDNMNALLSFLYTLLVHDVRSALEGVGLDPAVGYLHADRPGRPGLALDIMEEFRPFLADRLVLSLVNRQQVKGKGFRKTETGAVTMDDETRKEVVVAYQKRKQEEIQHPFLGEKVAIGLLPHVQALLLARYLRGDLDGYPPFFWK
- the cas2 gene encoding CRISPR-associated endonuclease Cas2, with the protein product MMVLVTYDVRTDSQAGQKRLRRVAKVCENYGQRVQDSVFECLVDPAQWTALRQRLLDEIEAQEDSLRFYFLGKNWKGRVEHAGAKRTYDPEGPLVV